The following proteins are encoded in a genomic region of Corythoichthys intestinalis isolate RoL2023-P3 chromosome 5, ASM3026506v1, whole genome shotgun sequence:
- the hal gene encoding histidine ammonia-lyase isoform X1: MPRFTVHVRDEWLAVPCRDSSSTIRWLAQEALKRYMKNKPDNGGIQTLKDTRFVVRRCQGLGLLDADDTIDDVLEDNDFVELAIEGDTMCPDFIPCEPGVSNLTAAYREPGDFICLDGNSLTSTDLVNLGRGLYKITLTPEAERKVVQSRELLDTIVKENRVVYGITTGFGKFARTVIPVSKLKELQENLVRSHSAGVGNPLSPERTRMLLALRINVLAKGHSGISLETLHAMIQAFNASCLSFVPEKGTVGASGDLAPLAHLALGLMGEGKMWSPKSGWADAKYVLEAHGLKPISLKPKEGLALINGTQMITSLGAEAVERAQAIARQADIIAALTLEVLKGTTKAFDSDIHSLRPHPGQIEVAQRFRSLLDSDHHPSQIAESHRFCDRVQDAYTMRCCPQVHGIANDTIQFVLNIINTEINSATDNPMVFAERGETISGGNFHGEYPAKALDFLAIAVHELASISERRIERLCNPSLSELPAFLVNDGGLNSGFMIAHCTAASLVSENKALCHPSSVDSLSTSAATEDHVSMGGWAARKALRVVEHVEQVLAIELLAACQGIEFLRPLRTTTPLEKVYDLVRSVVKPWIKDRFMSPDIEAVHRLLLDQKVWTVAKPYIDKYQTEYIPESRPVSPTAFSLESPPSPRKRCRHD, encoded by the exons ATGCCTCGCTTTACCGTCCACGTTCGTGATGAGTGGCTGGCGGTTCCgtgtcgggacagctcatctaccATCCGCTGGCTTGCCCAAGAAGCCCTCAAGCGCTACATGAAGAACAAACCGGACAACGGCGGCATCCAGACGCTCAAGGACACCCGCTTCGTGGTGCGCAGGTGTCAGGGGCTCGGCCTGCTGGATGCGGACGACACCATCGATGACGTCCTGGAGGATAATGACTTCGTCGAACTGG CTATCGAAGGAGACACTATGTGTCCGGACTTCATCCCATGCGAGCCTGGAGTTTCCAATCT CACAGCAGCATACAGAGAACCTGGAGAT TTTATTTGTTTGGACGGCAACAGCCTGACATCAACCGACCTGGTCAACTTAGGCAGAGGCCTTTACAAGATAACA CTGACACCAGAGGCAGAGAGGAAAGTTGTGCAATCCAGAGAGCTTTTGgacaccatcgtcaaagaaaatAGAG TTGTTTACGGGATCACCACTGGTTTCGGCAAATTTGCTCGAACTGTCATTCCAGTCAGCAAACTCAA AGAACTGCAGGAAAACTTGGTGCGCTCACATTCAGCAG GTGTGGGAAACCCCCTGAGCCCGGAGAGGACCCGCATGCTGCTGGCTCTGAGGATTAACGTTCTGGCCAAAGGGCACAGTGGTATTTCTTTGGAGACTCTTCACGCCATGATCCAGGCCTTCAATG CTTCCTGCCTTTCGTTCGTCCCTGAGAAGGGCACAGTTGGTGCCAGCGGAGACTTGGCACCACTCGCTCACTTGGCCCTGGGGCTGATGGGCGAGGGTAAAATGTGGTCACCTAAGAGTGGATGGGCCGACGCCAAATAC GTCCTGGAGGCCCACGGGCTAAAGCCAATTTCGCTGAAGCCCAAAGAG GGCCTGGCTCTGATTAATGGCACCCAGATGATCACCTCGCTAGGGGCGGAGGCTGTGGAGAGAGCCCAAGCCATTGCACGCCAGGCAGACATCATTGCCGCGCTCACTCTTGAGGTGCTGAAGGGAACCACCAAGGCCTTCGACAGCG ACATCCACTCTTTAAGGCCCCACCCAGGACAAATAGAGGTGGCACAACGCTTCCGGTCCTTGCTGGATTCGGATCACCATCCTTCCCAGATTGCAG AAAGTCACCGTTTTTGCGACAGAGTCCAGGATGCCTACACCATGCGCTGCTGTCCTCAG GTCCACGGCATTGCCAATGACACAATTCAATTTGTCCTCAACATCATCAATACAGAAATCAACAGCGCTACTGACAACCCT ATGGTGTTTGCTGAAAGAGGTGAGACTATTTCAGGTGGAAATTTTCACGGAGAATACCCAGCAAAG GCTTTAGACTTTCTAGCCATTGCGGTGCATGAACTGGCTTCGATCAGTGAGAGGAGGATCGAGAGGTTGTGCAACCCATCTTTAAGTGAGCTGCCAGCCTTTCTCGTCAACGATGGGGGCCTCAACTCAGGTTTCATGATCGCTCACTGTACTGCCGCTTCTTTGG TTTCAGAGAATAAAGCTTTGTGCCATCCGTCTTCCGTCGACTCCTTGTCCACCAGTGCTGCTACGGAGGACCATGTATCCATGGGGGGCTGGGCTGCAAGGAAGGCCTTGAGAGTAGTAGAGCATGTGGAGCAAG TTCTGGCCATTGAGCTGTTGGCAGCCTGCCAGGGCATTGAGTTCCTCCGCCCACTCCGCACCACGACACCGCTGGAGAAGGTCTATGACCTGGTGCGCAGTGTAGTCAA GCCGTggattaaagatagattcatgtCTCCGGACATCGAGGCGGTGCATCGTCTCTTGCTCGACCAGAAG GTTTGGACCGTGGCCAAGCCCTACATTGACAAATATCAGACTGAGTACATCCCTGAATCTCGTCCGGTCTCTCCGACTGCCTTTTCTCTGGAGTCGCCGCCGTCGCCCAGAAAGCGCTGTCGCCATGACTGA
- the hal gene encoding histidine ammonia-lyase isoform X2, which produces MCPDFIPCEPGVSNLTAAYREPGDFICLDGNSLTSTDLVNLGRGLYKITLTPEAERKVVQSRELLDTIVKENRVVYGITTGFGKFARTVIPVSKLKELQENLVRSHSAGVGNPLSPERTRMLLALRINVLAKGHSGISLETLHAMIQAFNASCLSFVPEKGTVGASGDLAPLAHLALGLMGEGKMWSPKSGWADAKYVLEAHGLKPISLKPKEGLALINGTQMITSLGAEAVERAQAIARQADIIAALTLEVLKGTTKAFDSDIHSLRPHPGQIEVAQRFRSLLDSDHHPSQIAESHRFCDRVQDAYTMRCCPQVHGIANDTIQFVLNIINTEINSATDNPMVFAERGETISGGNFHGEYPAKALDFLAIAVHELASISERRIERLCNPSLSELPAFLVNDGGLNSGFMIAHCTAASLVSENKALCHPSSVDSLSTSAATEDHVSMGGWAARKALRVVEHVEQVLAIELLAACQGIEFLRPLRTTTPLEKVYDLVRSVVKPWIKDRFMSPDIEAVHRLLLDQKVWTVAKPYIDKYQTEYIPESRPVSPTAFSLESPPSPRKRCRHD; this is translated from the exons ATGTGTCCGGACTTCATCCCATGCGAGCCTGGAGTTTCCAATCT CACAGCAGCATACAGAGAACCTGGAGAT TTTATTTGTTTGGACGGCAACAGCCTGACATCAACCGACCTGGTCAACTTAGGCAGAGGCCTTTACAAGATAACA CTGACACCAGAGGCAGAGAGGAAAGTTGTGCAATCCAGAGAGCTTTTGgacaccatcgtcaaagaaaatAGAG TTGTTTACGGGATCACCACTGGTTTCGGCAAATTTGCTCGAACTGTCATTCCAGTCAGCAAACTCAA AGAACTGCAGGAAAACTTGGTGCGCTCACATTCAGCAG GTGTGGGAAACCCCCTGAGCCCGGAGAGGACCCGCATGCTGCTGGCTCTGAGGATTAACGTTCTGGCCAAAGGGCACAGTGGTATTTCTTTGGAGACTCTTCACGCCATGATCCAGGCCTTCAATG CTTCCTGCCTTTCGTTCGTCCCTGAGAAGGGCACAGTTGGTGCCAGCGGAGACTTGGCACCACTCGCTCACTTGGCCCTGGGGCTGATGGGCGAGGGTAAAATGTGGTCACCTAAGAGTGGATGGGCCGACGCCAAATAC GTCCTGGAGGCCCACGGGCTAAAGCCAATTTCGCTGAAGCCCAAAGAG GGCCTGGCTCTGATTAATGGCACCCAGATGATCACCTCGCTAGGGGCGGAGGCTGTGGAGAGAGCCCAAGCCATTGCACGCCAGGCAGACATCATTGCCGCGCTCACTCTTGAGGTGCTGAAGGGAACCACCAAGGCCTTCGACAGCG ACATCCACTCTTTAAGGCCCCACCCAGGACAAATAGAGGTGGCACAACGCTTCCGGTCCTTGCTGGATTCGGATCACCATCCTTCCCAGATTGCAG AAAGTCACCGTTTTTGCGACAGAGTCCAGGATGCCTACACCATGCGCTGCTGTCCTCAG GTCCACGGCATTGCCAATGACACAATTCAATTTGTCCTCAACATCATCAATACAGAAATCAACAGCGCTACTGACAACCCT ATGGTGTTTGCTGAAAGAGGTGAGACTATTTCAGGTGGAAATTTTCACGGAGAATACCCAGCAAAG GCTTTAGACTTTCTAGCCATTGCGGTGCATGAACTGGCTTCGATCAGTGAGAGGAGGATCGAGAGGTTGTGCAACCCATCTTTAAGTGAGCTGCCAGCCTTTCTCGTCAACGATGGGGGCCTCAACTCAGGTTTCATGATCGCTCACTGTACTGCCGCTTCTTTGG TTTCAGAGAATAAAGCTTTGTGCCATCCGTCTTCCGTCGACTCCTTGTCCACCAGTGCTGCTACGGAGGACCATGTATCCATGGGGGGCTGGGCTGCAAGGAAGGCCTTGAGAGTAGTAGAGCATGTGGAGCAAG TTCTGGCCATTGAGCTGTTGGCAGCCTGCCAGGGCATTGAGTTCCTCCGCCCACTCCGCACCACGACACCGCTGGAGAAGGTCTATGACCTGGTGCGCAGTGTAGTCAA GCCGTggattaaagatagattcatgtCTCCGGACATCGAGGCGGTGCATCGTCTCTTGCTCGACCAGAAG GTTTGGACCGTGGCCAAGCCCTACATTGACAAATATCAGACTGAGTACATCCCTGAATCTCGTCCGGTCTCTCCGACTGCCTTTTCTCTGGAGTCGCCGCCGTCGCCCAGAAAGCGCTGTCGCCATGACTGA